In the Pithys albifrons albifrons isolate INPA30051 chromosome 3, PitAlb_v1, whole genome shotgun sequence genome, one interval contains:
- the CCDC71 gene encoding coiled-coil domain-containing protein 71 yields the protein MNIAVNNEEEKAVHSWSRISSAGQKVLEEALRVFNPMSKDLSDTETQLVAFIQGLKEEGYQPTILRSKDVYGYSSCTADTPSHAEESSPHSCARPARSAQSLPRSAVAKVPSSPTSIPVSSLKVSAQPVSKGDSRNLLLSSLKQTGSGTSKAAAMAFPTGTYPDVYPAVRLSVVLEALVPLKTTASRLESKYSRGRLGISPSDFKLLKTSSPPRQFPSGKTTKITEGSGYKRSEKKALDSATCALNLLKGPKGGVLQESNACKASGILNGRITGSSSQGCPIVPQPKTLTIKDREALVGRTEWKDSNTYQRSVGQKKRRATEAREAPQRKKANTIPVRKKTQQAQSTLNLLKFRTIKVGNSSSDDEVRRRAQKILRVNLSPVIRIQPLSHSHSVP from the coding sequence ATGAATATTGCAGTGAacaatgaggaagaaaaagctgtCCATTCCTGGTCGAGAATTTCCTCTGCAGGACAAAAGGTGCTGGAGGAAGCCCTCCGAGTGTTCAACCCGATGTCCAAGGACCTTTCAGACACAGAGACCCAGCTGGTGGCCTTCATCCAGGGCCTGAAGGAGGAGGGCTACCAGCCCACGATCCTGAGGAGTAAGGATGTGTACGGGTACAGCTCGTGCACGGCAGACACGCCGAGTCACGCCGAGGAGAGCAGCCCACACAGCTGCGCCCGCCCTGCCAGGTCTGCACAGAGCCTGCCCAGGAGTGCCGTGGCAAAGGTGCCCTCTTCGCCCACCAGCATTCCGGTGAGCTCTTTGAAAGTCTCTGCTCAGCCTGTCTCCAAAGGGGATTCCAGGAATCTCCTGTTGAGCTCCTTGAAGCAGACAGGGTCTGGCACGTCCAAGGCGGCAGCGATGGCCTTCCCTACAGGCACCTATCCCGACGTGTATCCAGCTGTGAGACTGTCGGTGGTGCTGGAGGCCCTGGTGCCACTGAAAACAACAGCGTCCCGTTTGGAGTCCAAGTACAGCCGAGGGCGTCTTGGGATCTCACCCTCAGACTTTAAACTCCTCAAGACTTCCAGTCCACCAAGGCAGTTTCCTTCAGGCAAGACCACTAAAATAACTGAAGGCAGCGGGTACAAACGTTCGGAAAAGAAAGCACTGGATTCTGCCACATGTGCTTTAAACCTCCTGAAGGGACCAAAAGGTGGAGTGCTGCAGGAGAGCAATGCCTGCAAAGCCTCGGGAATTCTCAATGGGAGAATCACAGGCAGCtcatcccagggctgccccataGTACCCCAGCCCAAGACCCTGACTATCAAAGATAGGGAAGCTCTGGTGGGAAGAACAGAGTGGAAGGACAGCAACACTTACCAGAGGAGTGTTGGGCAGAAGAAGAGAAGAGCCACAGAGGCAAGAGAagcaccacagaggaaaaaagcaaataccATTCCTGTCCGAAAGAAAACTCAGCAGGCTCAGAGCACTTTGAACCTGCTGAAATTCCGGACCATCAAGGTGGGCAACTCTTCCTCTGATGATGAAGTGAGGAGGAGAGCACAGAAGATTCTTAGGGTCAACCTGTCCCCCGTGATTCGAATTCAGCCCTTGTCCCACTCTCACAGTGTCCCCTGA
- the LOC139669731 gene encoding uncharacterized protein — MSGRRRRLVLHVDLNNTVVVADAFTGQGPGAALNTFLSTVTWGRAGATGDWEWVSDRPSLCPPCPGALSYYSCHGRDPAFTEAGPGRSFRSLHARYLRLLEWPGRPHDALSVPGESGKRYHLILPSFFRLLDSLHRDGRAFAVVFRTFGTDLPRALQAVSSALEGQHPQFPTLLDVALPVNLTPGRILSSKQEVVLTRGAERLSTREDGRKLYNYFSSFEGIGGFQDQFDWWARNQFFSQGGKPLWIDPHDPEVHHIFIDDNIRLDDADTIVHPQVFSERGSSSLRTVPTSELYDVCLVQTDLLEAIADENYFLHCVRRCEENYDRYLACVEKDTPRQMCDGQ; from the exons ATgagcgggcggcggcggcgcctgGTGCTGCACGTGGACCTCAACAACACTGTGGTGGTGGCGGACGCGTTCACCGGGCAGGGCCCGGGCGCGGCGCTCAACACCTTCCTCAGCACCGTCACCTGGGGCCGCGCCGGGGCCACCG GCGACTGGGAGTGGGTGAGCGACCGTCCGTCCTTGTGCCCGCCGTGTCCCGGTGCCCTCAGCTACTACAGCTGCCACGGCCGGGACCCCGCCTTCACcgaggccgggccgggccggagcTTCCGCAGCCTCCACGCCCGCTACCTGCGGCTGCTGGAGTGGCCGGGCCGGCCGCACGACGCCCTCTCCGTGCCGGGGGAGTCCGGCAAGCGCTACCACCTTATCCTGCCCTCCTTCTTCCGTCTCCTGGACTCGCTGCACCGCGATGGCCGGGCCTTCGCCGTCGTTTTCAGGACCTTCGGCACCGACCTGCCCCGCGCCCTGCAGGCTGTCAGCAGTGCCTTGGAGGGGCAGCACCCCCAGTTCCCCACGCTGCTGGACGTGGCG ctccctgtgaaCCTCACCCCTGGTCGGATCCTCAGCAGCAAGCAGGAGGTGGTGCTGACACGAGGAGCGGAGCGGCTCTCCACCCGGGAAGATGGAAGAAAGCTTTACAACTACTTCAGCTCCTTTGAGGGAATTGGAGGCTTCCAAGACCAGTTTGACTG GTGGGCCAGAAATCAGTTCTTTTCCCAGGGTGGGAAGCCCCTGTGGATAGACCCTCATGATCCTGAAGTTCACCATATCTTCATCGATGACAATATCCGGCTGGATGATGCAGACACCATTGTCCACCCCCAG GTGTTCTCGGAgcggggcagcagcagcctcaggacTGTTCCTACCTCGGAACTGTACGACGTTTGCCTGGTGCAGACAGACCTGCTGGAAGCCATTGCTGATGAGAACTATTTCCTGCACTGCGTGAGGAGGTGTGAGGAGAACTATGACCGCTACCTCGCCTGTGTGGAGAAGGACACCCCAAGGCAGATGTGTGATGGACAGTGA
- the KLHDC8B gene encoding kelch domain-containing protein 8B, which yields MAAGAGAFAWATFPAMPTRRVYCSAAHRDGQLFVLGGCGAGGRALGTVEMLDLSAQHWTTLPPLPTPRAGAAALALGKQILVVGGVDAAQSPLASVEVYHVDEGKWEKKAALAQPSMGISAVQRDGAVYALGGMGADTSPQALVRVYEPAKDHWQTLPSMPTPCYGASAFLQGNKIFLLGGRQGKLPITAFEAFDLETRSWTRYPSVPSRRAFAACAMADGVVFSLGGLQQPGPHNFYSRPHFVNTVEMFDPVQGAWRKPNRTIRMREKRADFVAGCLGGRVVAVGGLGNQSCPLDSVEGFSLSQKKWEPLPPMPTGRCSCSSCPAPSLLFIIGGVAQGPSGAVEALCLRDVP from the exons AtggcggcgggcgcgggcgcCTTCGCGTGGGCCACCTTCCCTGCCATGCCCACGCGGCGCGTGTACTGCAGCGCCGCGCACCGCGACGGGCAGCTCTTCGTGTTGGgcggctgcggggccggggggcgaGCTCTGGGAACTGTCGAGATGCTCGACctctcagcccagcactggacCACGCTCCCACCGCTGCCCACGCCGCGGGCTGGCGCTGCTGCCCTCGCCCTGGGCAAGCAGATCTTGGTGGTAGGCGGTGTGGACGCGGCACAGAGCCCCCTCGCCTCCGTTGAGGTCTACCACGTGGATGAGGGCAAGTGGGAGAAGAAGGCGGCACTGGCTCAGCCCTCCATGGGCATctcagctgtgcagagag ATGGGGCTGTCTATGCACTGGGGGGAATGGGTGCAGACACCTCTCCCCAGGCACTGGTCCGTGTCTATGAGCCAGCAAAGGACCACTGGCAGACCCTGCCCTCCATGCCCACTCCGTGCTATGGGGCCTCCGCCTTCCTGCAAGGCAACAAGATCTTCCTCCTGG GGGGCCGGCAAGGCAAACTGCCCATCACTGCCTTCGAAGCCTTTGATCTGGAGACGAGGAGCTGGACACGCTACCCCAGCGTGCCCAGCCGCCGTGCCTTCgctgcctgtgccatggctgaCGGTGTCGTCTTCAGCCttggggggctgcagcagccagggccACACAACTTCTATTCCCGTCCCCACTTCGTCAACACAGTGGAGATGTTTGATCCCGTGCAGG GTGCATGGAGAAAGCCGAACCGTACTATCCGTATGAGGGAGAAGAGAGCTGACTTTGTGGCTGGCTGTCTGGGAGGAAGAGTGGTGGCCGTGGGTGGCCTCG GGAACCAGTCCTGCCCACTGGACTCAGTGGAAGGGTTCAGCCTCTCGCAGAAAAAGTGGGAGCCACTGCCACCCATGCCCACGGGCCgctgttcctgctccagctgcccagCACCCAGCCTTCTCTTCATCATCGGCGGGGTGGCCCAGGGCCCCAGTGGTGCCGTCGAGGCTCTGTGCCTGCGTGATGTGCCCTGA